A section of the Bacillus horti genome encodes:
- a CDS encoding S-layer homology domain-containing protein: MTRKRISILKVFFVGFLVLTMLLPNFAVGGQTAMAASADLSENTYSFSMSSGSVTRGETVTVTAAGSGQSISDPSNGDQRYIPFMFGASIPGVHAINREFNGSNTVDFIPTVAGDWNVEIGFMLQEFNASTQQWVNQWQFDFSFDTFTVNASPNPADESENSFSLSETRAVEGTSITLTATGDRQNITVGEANGAERFIPKSWRWRTTSGTFSNDESGNYTAPFSLTEVGDVFIEAIFALEKWDSASGTWQETSIQTTLTERVQVSRAPIEVDPDNNSVSVSTVNVIYVGESGFSITVRGDRLGAPDLIPGDTRYTPIQWRIIETGEGENWFHYQIPSVATASYFPQAVGKYTVEVTYKKEQYDNGFWTDMNDNDIKTATTVFVSERPTLADINNNNAELSASIIKEGSTVTVTAEGDRQSEDGVWHLDEKYYPARWMLFTADGIEQDLGNINHNSVQDIYSSVISSLTEGEYQLRVFFRKRTFDYKAEIWLDVSGEVFRSYDLTVMPVAKPENNMLSATPSSEVTSGDSFTLTAIGDRQSEIGSFDGNERFIPVSWALTDGTSDLFILNDESYTSQYTPLAAGTQTVTATYKKQEWNATDNQWEDTGETDTKSIDLTAKAIIADSSSNTIIANPSGVESGEIVTLMAAGDRQSADGVLVDDERYVPVSWSSTESGKTGTFILDNNDNYTDDYIPSAAGSYTVTATFQKQTWNGTEWIDVTDETDTKTTMVTVTAATNPPDPTEPPDPTEPPDPTDPTEANAGKNSVSANPSSVTSGETVTLTAEGDRQSAADGELEGDERYVPVTWSSTESGKMGTFTKDNSDNYMADYIPSAAGSYTVTALFQKQAWNGNEWVAVPNETDTKTTMLTVTAATEPPDPTEPPDPTERTEANADNNSVSASPSSVTSGETVTLTAEGDRQSADGELEGDERYVPVSWSTTENGETGTFTKDNNDNYTSSYTPSDEGSHTVTVTLQKQIWIGTEWIDVVDETDTKTTLVTVTAATEPPDPTEPPDPTERTEANADNNSFSASPGSVTSGETITLTATGDRQSADGEFVGDERYVPVSWGSTESGKMGAFTKDNNDNYMADYIPSAAGNYTVTALFQKQIWNGSEWIDVVNETDMKTKLVTITDPPDPTDPTNPTDPAEPNADNNTVSASPSSVTSGETIILKAEGDRQSADGEFVGDERYVPVSWSSTETGKKGNFTKDNNGTYKATYQPSAVGSYTVTVTFQKQTWNGTAWIDVSGETDIKTIVVTIRSGGSSSSPDPTPTPLPSTGGSSISEGSSGSETGVIVLVNGKPENAGTARETTINGQSAMMIIVDQKRLEEKLAAEGFGAVVTVPVSTISDLVVAQLSGRSIQEMEELQATLVLHADSAIYTVPSVRINMNELSKQFGTNVSPQDINIELQFGTTTVDMAKVVEQTATKGNFTPVMPAMDFMVKGIYGDKTVDITTFSVYIERAIAIPDGVDPNRITTGVVVDPDGTSRHVPTKVSVIDGRYYAVINSLSNSTYSVVWHPLQFSDVENHWSKDAVNDMGSRMVVEGVGNGKFNPNRDITRAEFVAIMVRGLGLKPNKGVAPFSDVKVTDWYNSAISTASAYGLIDGFEDGTFRPNDKITREQAMVIVTNAMKITGLSEKLSVQSAESLLSQFADASASSNWARSSIADNIQAGIIMGRSDTQLAPKAFITRAEVAAVIQRLLQKSDLI; this comes from the coding sequence ATGACCCGAAAGAGGATAAGCATATTAAAAGTGTTTTTTGTGGGATTTCTCGTTTTAACCATGCTTTTGCCTAATTTTGCAGTTGGTGGACAAACGGCAATGGCAGCGTCAGCGGATCTCAGTGAAAATACGTACAGTTTCAGCATGAGCAGCGGCAGCGTGACTAGAGGCGAGACAGTAACGGTAACTGCAGCTGGCTCTGGGCAATCAATATCCGATCCCTCGAATGGTGACCAGCGATACATTCCGTTCATGTTTGGAGCGAGTATTCCAGGTGTTCATGCTATTAACAGAGAGTTTAATGGAAGCAATACTGTCGATTTCATTCCAACGGTTGCAGGGGATTGGAACGTAGAAATTGGATTCATGTTGCAGGAATTTAATGCTTCAACCCAACAATGGGTGAATCAGTGGCAATTTGATTTTAGCTTCGACACTTTTACTGTGAACGCTTCACCGAACCCCGCCGATGAGAGTGAAAACAGCTTCAGTCTCAGTGAGACCAGGGCGGTTGAAGGTACTTCCATAACATTAACCGCTACAGGAGATCGGCAAAATATAACGGTCGGAGAGGCTAATGGAGCTGAGCGCTTTATCCCGAAAAGCTGGCGGTGGAGGACGACGAGTGGAACATTTAGCAATGATGAATCGGGTAACTATACTGCCCCTTTTTCACTGACAGAAGTCGGAGATGTTTTTATTGAGGCTATTTTTGCTTTAGAGAAATGGGATAGCGCAAGCGGCACTTGGCAAGAGACCAGCATACAAACTACATTAACGGAAAGGGTACAGGTGAGCCGAGCGCCGATAGAGGTGGATCCTGACAATAATTCTGTAAGTGTAAGCACTGTAAATGTTATTTATGTAGGTGAATCGGGATTCTCAATTACCGTCAGAGGAGACAGGCTAGGAGCGCCGGATCTGATACCCGGTGATACGAGGTATACGCCTATTCAGTGGAGAATAATAGAAACTGGTGAGGGAGAAAATTGGTTTCATTATCAGATTCCATCCGTAGCTACTGCTTCATATTTTCCTCAAGCAGTAGGCAAATATACGGTTGAAGTTACCTACAAGAAGGAACAGTATGACAATGGTTTCTGGACTGATATGAATGATAATGATATCAAGACTGCCACTACTGTTTTCGTGTCAGAACGCCCAACGCTTGCGGACATTAATAACAACAATGCTGAGTTAAGCGCAAGCATCATCAAGGAAGGTAGCACGGTCACAGTAACCGCAGAAGGCGATCGGCAGTCAGAGGATGGCGTATGGCATTTAGATGAAAAATATTATCCAGCAAGATGGATGTTGTTTACAGCCGACGGAATAGAACAGGATCTCGGAAATATTAATCATAACAGCGTTCAAGATATTTATTCTTCCGTAATCTCCTCATTAACGGAAGGCGAATATCAGTTAAGGGTATTTTTTAGGAAGCGAACGTTTGATTATAAAGCTGAAATCTGGTTAGATGTTTCCGGAGAGGTGTTCAGGAGTTATGACTTAACGGTAATGCCGGTGGCGAAACCGGAAAACAATATGTTAAGCGCAACTCCAAGCTCAGAAGTCACTTCTGGGGACAGTTTCACGTTGACTGCTATCGGGGACCGGCAATCCGAAATTGGATCTTTTGATGGCAATGAAAGATTTATTCCGGTAAGCTGGGCATTAACGGATGGGACGTCGGATTTGTTTATCTTAAACGACGAAAGCTATACATCCCAATATACGCCTTTAGCGGCGGGAACCCAAACAGTAACGGCAACCTATAAAAAGCAGGAATGGAATGCTACCGACAATCAATGGGAAGACACTGGCGAAACGGATACGAAATCCATAGATTTGACGGCCAAGGCAATTATTGCAGACTCTTCAAGCAATACAATCATCGCTAACCCTAGCGGTGTAGAGTCAGGAGAGATTGTTACGCTGATGGCTGCTGGAGATCGGCAATCGGCAGATGGTGTGTTAGTCGATGATGAGCGTTACGTGCCGGTAAGCTGGAGCTCGACAGAGAGCGGCAAGACGGGAACGTTTATATTAGACAATAATGACAATTACACAGATGATTATATACCTTCGGCCGCTGGAAGCTATACGGTCACAGCGACATTCCAGAAGCAAACCTGGAATGGAACAGAGTGGATCGATGTTACGGATGAGACGGATACGAAGACAACAATGGTGACAGTAACAGCCGCAACTAACCCGCCGGATCCAACTGAACCACCGGACCCAACTGAGCCGCCGGATCCAACTGACCCAACGGAAGCGAACGCTGGCAAAAACAGCGTCAGTGCAAACCCGAGCAGTGTAACGTCTGGAGAAACGGTCACACTTACGGCTGAAGGCGACCGACAATCAGCAGCGGACGGTGAATTAGAGGGTGACGAGCGTTATGTTCCGGTAACCTGGAGCTCGACGGAGAGTGGCAAAATGGGCACATTCACGAAAGACAATAGTGACAACTACATGGCTGATTATATACCTTCGGCCGCTGGAAGTTATACAGTCACAGCGTTATTCCAGAAGCAAGCTTGGAATGGAAACGAGTGGGTGGCGGTTCCCAATGAAACGGATACGAAGACAACAATGCTGACAGTAACAGCCGCAACAGAACCACCGGACCCAACAGAACCACCGGACCCAACTGAGCGAACCGAAGCGAACGCTGACAACAACAGCGTCAGTGCAAGCCCGAGCAGTGTAACGTCTGGAGAAACGGTCACACTTACGGCTGAAGGCGACCGCCAATCAGCGGACGGTGAATTAGAGGGTGACGAGCGTTACGTGCCGGTAAGCTGGAGCACAACAGAGAATGGCGAGACAGGAACGTTTACGAAAGACAACAACGACAATTATACGTCATCGTACACACCTTCGGATGAAGGAAGCCATACAGTAACGGTGACGCTCCAGAAGCAAATCTGGATTGGTACAGAGTGGATCGATGTTGTGGATGAGACGGATACGAAGACTACACTGGTCACAGTAACAGCCGCAACAGAACCACCGGACCCAACAGAACCACCGGATCCAACTGAACGAACGGAAGCGAACGCTGACAACAACAGCTTCAGTGCAAGTCCGGGGAGCGTAACTTCGGGCGAAACGATTACACTAACAGCTACTGGAGATAGGCAATCGGCTGACGGTGAATTTGTCGGAGACGAGCGTTATGTGCCAGTAAGCTGGGGCTCGACGGAGAGCGGCAAGATGGGCGCGTTCACGAAAGACAATAACGACAACTACATGGCTGATTATATACCTTCCGCCGCTGGAAACTATACAGTCACGGCGTTATTCCAGAAGCAAATCTGGAATGGTTCAGAGTGGATCGATGTTGTTAATGAGACGGATATGAAGACAAAACTGGTGACAATCACAGATCCCCCGGACCCAACAGATCCTACAAACCCGACGGATCCTGCGGAACCGAACGCAGACAACAACACTGTCAGCGCAAGCCCGAGCAGTGTAACGTCTGGCGAAACGATCATACTTAAGGCTGAGGGCGACCGCCAATCAGCGGACGGCGAATTTGTCGGAGATGAGCGTTATGTCCCAGTAAGCTGGAGCTCCACAGAGACTGGCAAGAAGGGTAATTTCACAAAGGACAACAATGGTACCTACAAGGCTACCTATCAGCCATCGGCTGTTGGAAGTTATACGGTCACGGTGACATTCCAGAAGCAAACATGGAATGGTACGGCTTGGATCGATGTGAGCGGAGAGACAGATATCAAAACAATAGTTGTAACCATTAGGAGTGGTGGCTCTAGTTCAAGCCCAGATCCTACTCCTACTCCGTTGCCATCAACAGGAGGATCTTCAATATCCGAGGGTTCAAGCGGATCTGAAACAGGCGTCATTGTTTTGGTTAATGGCAAACCTGAAAATGCGGGTACAGCAAGAGAGACAACAATTAACGGTCAATCGGCGATGATGATCATCGTTGACCAAAAAAGGCTTGAGGAAAAGCTTGCGGCTGAAGGATTTGGTGCAGTCGTAACGGTACCTGTGAGCACGATTTCTGATCTGGTTGTAGCTCAGCTTAGCGGTCGATCAATCCAGGAAATGGAGGAACTGCAGGCTACTCTTGTTTTACACGCGGATAGCGCAATATACACTGTGCCTTCAGTTCGGATCAATATGAATGAGCTATCGAAGCAATTTGGTACGAACGTTTCGCCTCAGGATATCAACATAGAGCTTCAATTTGGAACAACGACGGTCGATATGGCGAAGGTTGTCGAGCAAACGGCAACGAAAGGAAACTTTACGCCGGTAATGCCAGCAATGGATTTTATGGTTAAGGGCATCTATGGAGACAAGACGGTAGATATTACAACTTTCAGCGTATACATTGAACGTGCTATTGCAATTCCGGACGGTGTTGATCCGAACAGGATTACAACTGGTGTCGTCGTCGATCCGGATGGTACCTCACGCCATGTGCCGACCAAGGTCTCAGTGATCGATGGCAGGTATTACGCCGTCATCAACAGTTTGTCCAACAGCACGTACTCGGTCGTGTGGCACCCTCTCCAATTTAGTGATGTAGAGAATCATTGGTCGAAAGATGCGGTGAACGACATGGGGTCCCGTATGGTTGTTGAAGGAGTCGGTAATGGCAAGTTCAATCCCAATCGTGATATTACTCGTGCCGAATTTGTTGCGATTATGGTTCGCGGGCTGGGGTTAAAACCAAACAAAGGTGTTGCTCCTTTCTCGGATGTCAAGGTAACAGATTGGTATAATAGCGCAATCAGTACGGCATCCGCATATGGATTAATTGACGGTTTCGAGGACGGTACGTTCCGCCCGAACGACAAGATCACACGGGAACAGGCAATGGTCATCGTCACCAATGCGATGAAGATTACCGGACTAAGTGAGAAGCTTTCAGTACAATCGGCTGAATCGCTGCTAAGTCAGTTTGCAGATGCATCCGCTTCGTCCAATTGGGCGAGGAGCAGTATTGCGGACAACATTCAAGCAGGCATCATCATGGGAAGAAGCGACACGCAGCTTGCTCCGAAAGCGTTCATTACAAGGGCAGAGGTTGCGGCGGTTATCCAACGCTTGCTTCAAAAATCAGATCTGATCTAA
- a CDS encoding DNA-3-methyladenine glycosylase family protein, whose protein sequence is MNKSTLENKGFEVFPRAPYDMEKVMLKNGADPHFVLDWEKKKLTFPMRVKERAEEKNWKKTVVSITSLGTVDKPKLFVEIKGEPLSKPGLNWLAQHLTFQFQWESDVLERFYEDMQGNSKLYNVLQEHRGLPLVLDEGIYEGLIKTIIHQQLNLKFAQQLVVSLAHEFGEKLEVDGRDYYFIPTPSQLATVPVEILRTKKFSQRKAEYITGIAQKVSSGELNFDELSSLSNEAFIQQLSKERGIGVWTAECILLYSLARPDLFPAGDLGIRNAVQRLEGLAERQTIEECRLWAKPYERWGSYLSIYLWESLGNNRLKAEEM, encoded by the coding sequence ATGAACAAATCTACTCTCGAAAATAAAGGATTTGAGGTGTTTCCAAGAGCACCTTATGATATGGAAAAAGTCATGCTCAAAAACGGAGCAGACCCACACTTTGTACTAGATTGGGAGAAAAAGAAGCTAACATTTCCGATGCGTGTAAAAGAAAGGGCAGAAGAGAAGAACTGGAAGAAAACCGTTGTATCCATAACGAGTCTAGGAACTGTAGACAAACCTAAGCTCTTTGTTGAGATAAAAGGTGAGCCATTAAGCAAACCTGGATTGAATTGGCTTGCACAGCATTTAACGTTTCAATTTCAGTGGGAATCGGATGTGCTAGAGCGATTTTATGAGGATATGCAGGGTAATTCAAAGCTATATAACGTCCTTCAGGAGCATCGTGGCTTGCCCCTTGTTTTAGATGAAGGGATCTACGAGGGCTTAATTAAGACAATTATTCATCAACAGCTCAATCTGAAATTCGCCCAACAGCTTGTCGTTTCGTTGGCTCATGAGTTTGGTGAAAAGCTTGAGGTGGACGGAAGAGACTATTATTTTATTCCTACACCTTCTCAGTTAGCTACAGTACCAGTAGAAATACTAAGGACAAAGAAATTTAGTCAGCGGAAGGCAGAATATATTACAGGTATAGCTCAGAAAGTCTCCTCAGGAGAACTAAACTTTGACGAGCTGAGCTCTTTATCCAATGAAGCGTTTATTCAACAGTTAAGTAAAGAAAGAGGAATTGGAGTATGGACGGCGGAGTGTATTTTATTATATAGTTTAGCACGACCAGATTTGTTTCCGGCAGGAGATCTAGGTATCCGAAATGCGGTTCAACGATTAGAAGGACTAGCAGAACGTCAAACGATTGAGGAATGCCGATTGTGGGCCAAGCCCTATGAACGGTGGGGTAGTTATCTTTCCATTTATTTATGGGAATCCTTGGGGAATAACAGGCTGAAGGCGGAAGAGATGTAA
- a CDS encoding M56 family metallopeptidase, with translation MELLLTLFIASFVGSVIWIFQRCICPITQKYFSQSWHYYTALIPVFFLLGGTEIVNRVISFIRSILMSKSVTVPFESTIQIAQVSLIEHTAASSSSFMKTMIDSLLQLGDIKDITLISLAIWIAGIIVFLAVNVKNYWVFKRSIFQNAHVTNVDIKSVKVFVSPNAMTPMVIGFLNPVIVMPDTQLGKKELSMILSHELIHLKRRDLLVKFIVLLANSIHWFNPVIYSLCRQINIYCELSCDEKVVQEMDMESRRLYGETLLSK, from the coding sequence ATGGAATTGTTACTGACTCTATTTATTGCTTCATTCGTCGGATCGGTCATTTGGATTTTTCAACGCTGTATATGTCCAATTACACAAAAGTATTTTTCGCAATCTTGGCATTACTATACAGCTTTAATTCCCGTTTTTTTCCTTCTTGGCGGCACGGAAATTGTAAACAGAGTGATTTCGTTTATTCGTTCGATCTTAATGAGTAAAAGTGTAACAGTTCCTTTTGAATCAACTATACAAATTGCACAGGTATCTCTAATTGAACATACTGCAGCTAGCAGTTCATCTTTTATGAAAACAATGATTGATTCTTTGCTACAACTTGGAGATATCAAAGATATAACTTTAATCTCATTAGCTATTTGGATAGCGGGCATCATTGTTTTCCTTGCCGTAAATGTAAAAAATTATTGGGTTTTTAAACGGTCGATCTTTCAGAATGCCCACGTGACAAACGTAGACATAAAATCCGTTAAGGTATTTGTAAGCCCGAATGCAATGACACCTATGGTTATTGGTTTTCTGAATCCCGTTATTGTGATGCCTGATACACAGCTTGGAAAAAAAGAACTGTCGATGATCCTTTCTCATGAACTTATTCACCTGAAGCGTCGTGATTTATTAGTGAAGTTCATCGTTTTGCTGGCTAATTCGATTCACTGGTTTAATCCGGTTATCTACTCACTTTGTAGACAGATAAATATTTACTGTGAACTGTCTTGCGATGAAAAAGTAGTACAAGAAATGGATATGGAAAGTCGCAGATTATACGGAGAAACACTTTTATCCAAATGA
- a CDS encoding GAF domain-containing protein yields MSIKTDIASLEILAQVYQTTDMKETLQCLVRTLHEQVSYFDWVGLYLNKGEQMVLEAASCTKDTLAWESNAELRIPIHKQEQEDMELGKLVVRSKQPICFDVTDLSTLKKLTSELGSKLFTH; encoded by the coding sequence ATGTCAATTAAAACGGATATTGCCTCGTTAGAGATTTTAGCGCAAGTATATCAGACTACGGATATGAAAGAAACCTTACAGTGCTTGGTGCGCACGTTACATGAGCAGGTGTCCTATTTCGACTGGGTAGGGTTGTACTTAAACAAAGGGGAGCAGATGGTGCTTGAAGCGGCCTCCTGCACAAAGGATACACTCGCTTGGGAGTCTAATGCTGAATTACGTATTCCTATACATAAACAGGAGCAAGAAGACATGGAGCTAGGGAAATTGGTTGTTCGTAGCAAGCAGCCTATTTGCTTTGATGTGACCGATCTTTCTACTTTGAAAAAGCTTACTTCGGAGCTGGGGAGCAAGCTATTTACTCATTGA
- a CDS encoding response regulator has translation MLRIMIVDDEELAVKRLKRILADYHEISVIATFTNPQEAYEYAKGHTVDIAFLDISMPDINGMNLSGLLLNIHPAINIVFVTGFDQYAVKAFEMNALDYVMKPVTSERLVSTMARIRMLHQTVEVEPSLEIALFSGLAITLPAEGRKRMIKLRSPKTEELFAFLVCKRTASREEIIETLWSELEPDKAWKNLNSTLYYIRKAIDVNKYHRRIVTEGNTIRLNDDGINCDLYEFERMLKVIRRSPEHNAHLLERTEALYTGTLLKGKDYEWAIEYTRHLEMQYIELLDLMAHYYRQRNQLPRSLHYYNEILKLDAIREDINVEAIRLLLELGRRNEAIRHYRDLEETMQRELKTQPDPKIRELLR, from the coding sequence ATGCTACGAATTATGATTGTAGACGATGAAGAGTTGGCCGTAAAGCGATTGAAGCGTATTCTAGCTGATTATCACGAGATTAGCGTAATCGCTACCTTCACTAATCCGCAAGAGGCGTACGAGTATGCGAAAGGGCATACTGTAGACATTGCTTTTCTGGATATTTCCATGCCGGATATAAACGGGATGAACTTGTCAGGCTTGTTACTGAACATTCATCCTGCGATCAATATTGTCTTTGTGACTGGCTTTGACCAATATGCAGTGAAAGCATTCGAAATGAACGCTTTGGATTATGTCATGAAGCCAGTCACATCAGAACGGCTGGTTTCAACGATGGCGAGGATCAGAATGTTGCACCAGACTGTTGAAGTAGAGCCGTCCCTGGAGATTGCTCTCTTCAGCGGGCTGGCAATTACCCTGCCTGCCGAGGGAAGAAAGAGAATGATCAAGCTGCGCAGCCCTAAAACGGAAGAATTATTTGCCTTTTTGGTTTGCAAGCGAACGGCGAGCAGAGAAGAAATCATTGAGACTTTATGGAGCGAGCTTGAGCCTGACAAAGCGTGGAAAAACCTGAATTCCACACTGTACTATATTCGTAAGGCAATCGATGTTAACAAGTACCATCGCCGTATCGTGACAGAAGGCAATACTATTCGGTTAAATGATGATGGGATAAATTGCGATCTGTATGAATTTGAACGCATGCTTAAGGTGATTAGGCGGAGCCCTGAGCACAATGCTCACTTGCTTGAGCGGACAGAGGCGTTATATACTGGAACGCTACTCAAAGGCAAAGACTATGAATGGGCTATTGAATATACTCGCCATCTTGAAATGCAGTATATCGAGCTGCTCGACTTAATGGCCCATTATTACCGACAGCGAAATCAATTGCCTCGCTCCTTGCATTACTATAACGAAATTCTGAAGCTTGACGCAATCAGAGAGGATATTAACGTCGAAGCGATTCGCCTTCTTCTGGAGCTTGGCAGAAGAAACGAAGCGATTCGGCATTATCGAGATTTAGAGGAAACGATGCAGCGTGAGCTGAAGACGCAACCTGATCCGAAAATTAGGGAGCTGTTGCGTTGA
- a CDS encoding BlaI/MecI/CopY family transcriptional regulator, with the protein MKNLGKLSETEMEVMEVIWKEGTPVTVSKLLDIFEDKDWKTSTMSTLLKRLIEKGFLTKTLDGKVNYYHTSVTMEQYRKIETQTFLNRLYNGKVKNFITALVNDDEFSKKDIAELREWFKQKKGEE; encoded by the coding sequence ATGAAAAATTTAGGAAAATTATCTGAAACTGAAATGGAAGTCATGGAGGTGATTTGGAAGGAAGGGACACCAGTTACGGTTTCTAAACTCCTTGATATTTTTGAAGATAAAGATTGGAAAACATCAACCATGTCAACCCTTTTAAAGCGATTGATTGAAAAAGGATTTTTAACAAAAACATTGGATGGTAAAGTAAACTATTACCACACTTCGGTGACAATGGAACAGTATCGCAAGATTGAAACCCAAACCTTTCTCAACCGCCTATACAATGGGAAAGTGAAAAATTTTATTACAGCGCTGGTCAATGATGATGAATTTAGTAAGAAAGACATCGCTGAGCTAAGAGAGTGGTTCAAACAAAAAAAAGGTGAAGAATGA
- a CDS encoding copper amine oxidase N-terminal domain-containing protein yields MKKKITSLLVTTAVCASLTGTSFATPTGNVDVLVNGESLHMLVPPVIQQGRALVPVREISEALGYTVSWDRDTQTVYLNNQNEVTNKYNSSNERIIINGNPIASEIPPQVINGRTMVPIRAISEATGANVQWDQQNRRVIVDTSGSTISFPEELAVNFETAILEKVDQIKTIPSDWEKKGSIELGQVDRSDIVLDLYEHDLHSIPSINGVFTYKNQQYFLYDLNWGTINEIENQNLNLEIGSDNNQLQVVASIGVEYVSQLLVFNQTNQEWLVMFVPGEVVASESSGIYTQFPGKGLNPATAFLYRFQNDELVVADINKSFRSFVDSHNIPVEWITTKYQVTAGESHINVSLIKDGKEENQSYILDGNTLKLR; encoded by the coding sequence ATGAAGAAAAAAATAACTTCGTTACTGGTTACAACAGCTGTGTGTGCTTCATTAACGGGCACATCCTTTGCAACTCCCACAGGCAATGTGGATGTGTTAGTCAACGGGGAATCATTACATATGCTCGTTCCGCCTGTTATCCAGCAAGGACGTGCGTTGGTTCCGGTAAGAGAAATTTCGGAGGCGTTAGGTTACACGGTTAGCTGGGATAGAGATACCCAGACTGTATATTTGAATAACCAAAATGAAGTGACCAATAAGTACAATTCAAGCAATGAAAGAATCATTATCAACGGCAATCCAATTGCCTCAGAGATTCCTCCACAAGTCATTAACGGAAGAACGATGGTTCCAATTCGTGCTATTTCCGAAGCGACGGGGGCTAATGTGCAGTGGGATCAACAAAATCGTCGGGTAATCGTTGATACATCGGGTAGTACTATTTCTTTTCCTGAAGAGCTCGCTGTGAATTTTGAAACAGCTATACTAGAGAAGGTTGACCAAATAAAAACTATACCTTCTGATTGGGAGAAGAAAGGTTCTATCGAATTAGGTCAAGTGGATCGATCAGATATTGTTTTGGATTTATATGAACATGACTTACATTCCATCCCGAGTATTAACGGGGTGTTTACTTACAAAAATCAGCAATACTTTTTGTACGATTTGAATTGGGGAACCATTAATGAAATCGAAAATCAAAATTTGAATTTAGAGATTGGTTCAGACAATAATCAATTACAGGTGGTCGCTTCTATAGGAGTGGAGTATGTATCACAGCTCTTAGTTTTTAACCAAACGAATCAAGAGTGGCTGGTTATGTTCGTTCCAGGTGAAGTTGTTGCAAGTGAAAGCTCCGGTATATACACGCAGTTTCCGGGAAAAGGATTAAACCCTGCTACTGCTTTCCTTTATCGTTTTCAAAACGATGAGCTTGTTGTAGCCGATATTAACAAATCCTTCCGTTCTTTTGTGGATAGCCACAATATACCCGTGGAGTGGATTACAACAAAATATCAAGTCACCGCAGGAGAATCTCACATTAACGTATCCTTGATTAAGGACGGGAAAGAAGAAAATCAATCGTATATTCTTGATGGCAATACTCTGAAATTGCGATAA